From the genome of Luteibacter rhizovicinus DSM 16549:
ATCGAGGAAAAGCTGGGGGTCCTCGGCGCGACGATTCGTCGCCTGCCGGGCTGAGCCATCTGTCTGTGGAACAAAAAAGCCGGCTGACGCCGGCTTTTTTTGCTCTGGTAGGAGCCGATTTATGTGAAAGCCGCTATTTCAGTTGCCCTTGAAGCTCACCAGCTCCAGCGTCAGGTCGCCGCCATCCTTCGGTGCCAGCTTCACCGGCACCGGGTACTTTGTCGGCACGTACCACGCGCTGAAGGTGGCGGCCTGGTCGGCACGGTCCACGCGCTGGGCATCGAACGAGCCGGCGGGAACGGTGACTTTCTCCTTGCCGGATACCTCGAACGACTGGTTCTCCACGGCCTGTTTCACGGCGACGGGGAAGGTGACCTGCTGCCGGCCCGCAGCCAGTGCGACGCCAAGTGCCAGGGGGAGCGTATTGCGCTCGACCATGTTCGGCACGGCGGCGTAGCTGTAGCTCTTCTTGGTGTCCTGCACCTGGACGGTATTGCCCTGGATGGTCACGTCACGCGTCTTGCTTTTGAACGACGAGTCCAGCTGGTAGTGGTAGCTGATCGCCGACGGCACCATGCCGGACCAGGCGAAGCGCGAGATTTCGCTCACGTTGGCACCCATGGCTGCCGCAAGGCCACCGGTTCCCTTGGTCTGGTTGCTGTATTCGTACTGGCCGCCACCGACGGACTTGAGGGTGATGGTCGCGTCGCCGAGCGGTTTGCCGCCCTGCAGCACGCGATACGTCGCGGTAAAAGACTGCGGTACGTTCGCGGCAAAAGCGGCGACGGGCAGGGCGAGGGCCAGCGCAAGGCCGGCGCGGAGCAGGGGAGTGGTCTTCATGCCGCCAAGTCTAGCGGCGGCGCCTGAATGGTGGGCAAGGGCCGCCGCTCTTGGTAGGAGCCGATTCATCGGCGATCCCGCGGCAGCGGGCCGGGTTGGCGCGAGCACCCAATCGCCGATGAATCGGCTCCTACGGAAGGAGCGTCGCGATATCGAGCGGAGAGGCGAGCGGCACCCCATCGAACACCGGCTGGCCATCCCAGCGCAGGCGGTGGCTGGCAATGGCCGCCACGACGGCCGGCAACAGGCGATGTTCCTCGACCAGCAGTCGCGCGGCCAGCGAGGCCTCGGTGTCGTCGGCGTGCACGGCGATACGGGCCTGCGCGACCACCGGTCCGCCATCCAGTTCGGCGGTGACGAAGTGGACGCTGGCACCGTGTTCGGCGTCGCCGGCTTCGAGGCATCGGCGATGCGTATGCAGGCCGCGATACTTCGGCAGCAGGGACGGATGCACGTTGATCGCCCGGCCTTCCCAGTCGGCGACCACGCTGGCGTCGATGATCCGCATGAAACCGGCCAGGACCAGCAGGTCGGCACCGGCCTCGGCGACGCGGCCGAACAATGCGCGATCGAAGTCGCTACGCGTGGCGTAGTCACGTGGATCGAGGAAGACCGTCGGGATGCCCGCATCAGCGGCCACGGACAGGGCACCGGCCGATGCCTTATCGCTACCGACAAGGACGAACTCGACCGGCAGCCGCGCGGCGATCAGCGCGGCGAGATTGCTGCCGCGCCCGGAAGCGAGCGCGGCGACACGCAAGGGTCGATCCACGGAGCGGATCAGGCGATGTGGACGCGCTCGTCGCCGCCGGCGGCGACGACCGAGCCGATCGCCCAGGAGGCGAGACCGTGGGTAGCCAGCGCGGCCTTCGAGGCGTCGACCTGGTCCTGAGCCAGCAGCACGGTGAAACCGATGCCGCAGTTGAACGTGCGCCACATTTCCTCGCGGGCGACCTTGCCTTCGCGCTGCAGCCACTGGAACACCGGCGGCAGCTCCCACGACGATGCATCGATGCTCAGGCCGAGGCCGTCAGGCACGACGCGGATGATGTTTTCCTTCAGGCCGCCGCCCGTGACATGGGCCATGCCGTGCACGTCGACCTTGGTCAGCAGGTCGAGGATCGGCTTCACGTAGATGGTGGTCGGCGCCATCAGGGCGTCACCCAGCTTCACGCCGCCGATGTCCAGGTCGAGCGGCGAACCGGCGCGTTCGAGGATCTTGCGGATCAGCGAATAGCCGTTGGAATGCGGGCCGGAGGCGGCCACACCGAGAATGACGTCACCAGCGACGATTTTCGAGCCGTCGTTCATGGCGGACTTTTCGACCGCGCCGACGGTGAAGCCGGCGAGGTCGTATTCGCCCGGCGGGTACATGTCGGGCATCTCGGCGGTTTCGCCGCCGATCAGGGCGCAACCGGCCAGCTCACAGCCACGAGCGATGCCGCTGATGACCGAGGCGGCGGTGTCGATGTCGAGCTTG
Proteins encoded in this window:
- the purM gene encoding phosphoribosylformylglycinamidine cyclo-ligase, with amino-acid sequence MHGFQYAPVSLMSSDQGSLTYRDAGVDIDAGNALVERIKPMVKRTFRPEVMGGLGGFGGLFDLSGRYKEPVLVSGTDGVGTKLKLAQNLGRHDTIGIDLVGMCVNDVLVQGAEPLFFLDYFATGKLDIDTAASVISGIARGCELAGCALIGGETAEMPDMYPPGEYDLAGFTVGAVEKSAMNDGSKIVAGDVILGVAASGPHSNGYSLIRKILERAGSPLDLDIGGVKLGDALMAPTTIYVKPILDLLTKVDVHGMAHVTGGGLKENIIRVVPDGLGLSIDASSWELPPVFQWLQREGKVAREEMWRTFNCGIGFTVLLAQDQVDASKAALATHGLASWAIGSVVAAGGDERVHIA
- the purN gene encoding phosphoribosylglycinamide formyltransferase, with product MRSVDRPLRVAALASGRGSNLAALIAARLPVEFVLVGSDKASAGALSVAADAGIPTVFLDPRDYATRSDFDRALFGRVAEAGADLLVLAGFMRIIDASVVADWEGRAINVHPSLLPKYRGLHTHRRCLEAGDAEHGASVHFVTAELDGGPVVAQARIAVHADDTEASLAARLLVEEHRLLPAVVAAIASHRLRWDGQPVFDGVPLASPLDIATLLP
- a CDS encoding DUF3108 domain-containing protein; translation: MKTTPLLRAGLALALALPVAAFAANVPQSFTATYRVLQGGKPLGDATITLKSVGGGQYEYSNQTKGTGGLAAAMGANVSEISRFAWSGMVPSAISYHYQLDSSFKSKTRDVTIQGNTVQVQDTKKSYSYAAVPNMVERNTLPLALGVALAAGRQQVTFPVAVKQAVENQSFEVSGKEKVTVPAGSFDAQRVDRADQAATFSAWYVPTKYPVPVKLAPKDGGDLTLELVSFKGN